In Musa acuminata AAA Group cultivar baxijiao chromosome BXJ3-9, Cavendish_Baxijiao_AAA, whole genome shotgun sequence, a single genomic region encodes these proteins:
- the LOC135648747 gene encoding heavy metal-associated isoprenylated plant protein 47-like: MKQKIVIRVQIKCDKCRSKAMQLVAEADGVDSVAIEGENKDQLVVVGDGVDPANVTIVLRKKVGRATIVKVEEVKKDAEKKSETTVQWYPNYPPCPQTVWYDCESSSSNPNACSIM, from the exons ATGAAG CAGAAGATAGTGATCAGAGTGCAAATAAAGTGCGACAAGTGCCGATCCAAAGCCATGCAGCTCGTTGCTGAAGCAG ACGGGGTTGATTCAGTTGCGATAGAAGGGGAGAACAAGGATCAACTGGTGGTCGTCGGCGACGGCGTCGATCCCGCCAACGTGACAATAGTTCTGAGGAAGAAAGTTGGCCGCGCAACCATAGTGAAGGTGGAGGAAGTGAAGAAGGATGCAGAGAAGAAATCAGAAACCACGGTGCAATGGTATCCCAATTACCCTCCGTGTCCTCAGACGGTGTGGTATGATTGTGAAAGCAGCAGCTCTAATCCAAATGCTTGTTCCATCATGTAA
- the LOC103999245 gene encoding NDR1/HIN1-like protein 13 — MPPRLSSPYGLRPPKSATTTPMKPGSPALQAPPLSEFYDSRTRMQRLLQPRHKTSPLIWCGAVVCVVFSLLLILAGVITLIIFLVVKPRNPSLDLTAASLNTIYIDSSTYLNSDFTFLANFSNPNHKIDFTFEYLGVELYFHDRIIAVQAVQPFAQQTGESRLESVHMVSSEVSLPPGLALQLQQQVRSNSVVYSIRGTFKVKASLGAGHFSYWIYPRCDVALSAPPNGVLVAKRCRMKS; from the coding sequence ATGCCTCCTCGTCTCAGCTCCCCTTACGGCCTCCGACCTCCTAAGTCAGCCACCACCACACCCATGAAACCAGGGTCACCGGCGCTGCAGGCGCCACCGTTGTCGGAGTTCTACGACTCGCGAACGAGGATGCAACGCCTCCTCCAACCTCGCCACAAAACGAGCCCCTTGATATGGTGTGGTGCAGTCGTGTGCGTCGTCTTCAGTCTTCTCCTCATCCTCGCGGGGGTCATCACGCTCATCATCTTCCTCGTCGTCAAGCCGAGGAACCCCTCGCTGGATCTGACCGCCGCAAGCCTTAACACCATCTACATCGACTCCTCCACGTACCTAAATAGCGACTTCACCTTCCTCGCCAACTTCTCCAACCCAAACCACAAGATAGACTTCACGTTCGAGTACTTGGGCGTGGAGCTGTACTTCCACGACCGGATCATCGCGGTCCAGGCGGTGCAGCCTTTCGCTCAGCAGACAGGCGAGTCGAGGCTGGAGTCGGTGCACATGGTATCCAGCGAGGTGTCCCTTCCACCTGGCCTTGCCCTCCAGCTGCAGCAGCAGGTGAGAAGCAACAGTGTCGTGTACAGTATTAGGGGAACCTTCAAGGTGAAGGCAAGTCTGGGCGCAGGCCACTTCTCTTACTGGATCTACCCTCGCTGCGACGTTGCGCTGAGTGCTCCTCCAAATGGAGTGCTGGTGGCAAAACGTTGCAGAATGAAGTCTTGA